The proteins below come from a single Ruegeria sp. SCSIO 43209 genomic window:
- a CDS encoding acyl-CoA dehydrogenase, with protein sequence MPYRAPISDYEFLFRNVIGFDQIAATEKFSEASEDVVSAILTEAGKLCEEVMAPLQRPGDLEPARLENGVLRTSPGYAEGWKAIAEGGWIGMSGDPEYGGMGLPMTMTTAVNEMMSAACLSLQLAPLMTQGQIEALEHHASDALKALYLPKMMAGEWSGTMNLTEPQAGSDVGALTSKAEDNGDGTYSVTGQKIYISWGDNDFAENVCHLVLARLPDGVPGTKGISLFLVPKYIPDENGNPGVANDLKVVSLEHKMGLHGSPTCLMQYDGAKGWLVGKEHGGMAAMFTMMNNARLGVGGEGVGVAEGAYQHALAYALERKQGKTPSGTIIDHADVRRMLMSMRADVFAARAIMLANAAAIDMAQATGEADWAARAALLTPICKAFGTETGMRVSETGVQVHGGMGFIEETGAAQYYRDVRVTAIYEGTNGIQAMDLVARKMMDGGEAASNLLDEIEDQAEKARATMPELAGPVWEASESLREATEWLVAQSDMNNRFAGAASYLKAFARVLGGHYHLSAALADPDGPRAKLARYYINVLLPEHTGLLAQAQNGADDLYALSPEELAV encoded by the coding sequence ATGCCCTATCGCGCCCCGATCTCAGACTATGAATTCCTGTTCCGCAACGTGATCGGCTTTGACCAGATCGCCGCGACCGAAAAGTTCTCGGAAGCCAGCGAGGATGTGGTCAGCGCCATTCTGACCGAAGCCGGAAAGCTGTGCGAAGAGGTCATGGCCCCGCTGCAGCGCCCCGGCGATCTGGAACCGGCCCGATTGGAAAACGGCGTGCTGCGAACGTCTCCAGGCTATGCCGAAGGTTGGAAAGCAATTGCCGAAGGCGGCTGGATCGGGATGAGCGGCGATCCCGAATATGGCGGTATGGGTCTGCCCATGACCATGACCACTGCCGTGAATGAGATGATGAGCGCGGCCTGCCTGTCGCTGCAACTGGCCCCGCTGATGACCCAAGGCCAGATCGAGGCGCTGGAGCATCACGCAAGCGATGCGTTGAAGGCGCTCTATCTGCCCAAGATGATGGCGGGTGAATGGTCAGGCACCATGAACCTAACCGAACCGCAGGCCGGATCGGATGTGGGCGCGCTGACCTCGAAGGCCGAAGACAATGGCGACGGCACCTATTCGGTGACCGGGCAGAAGATCTATATCTCTTGGGGCGACAACGACTTTGCCGAGAATGTCTGCCATCTTGTTCTGGCCCGCCTGCCAGACGGTGTTCCGGGAACCAAAGGGATTTCGCTGTTTCTGGTGCCGAAATACATACCCGACGAGAACGGCAACCCCGGCGTGGCCAATGACCTCAAGGTGGTCTCGCTGGAACACAAGATGGGTCTGCACGGCTCGCCCACCTGCTTGATGCAGTATGACGGGGCCAAGGGTTGGCTGGTCGGCAAGGAACATGGCGGCATGGCCGCGATGTTCACCATGATGAACAACGCGCGTTTGGGCGTTGGTGGCGAAGGTGTGGGCGTCGCCGAGGGCGCTTATCAACACGCGTTGGCCTATGCGTTGGAGCGTAAGCAGGGCAAGACGCCCTCGGGCACGATCATCGACCATGCGGATGTGCGGCGGATGCTGATGTCGATGCGCGCGGATGTGTTTGCGGCGCGGGCGATCATGCTGGCCAATGCAGCTGCAATCGACATGGCGCAGGCCACGGGTGAGGCCGATTGGGCGGCACGTGCGGCGCTGCTGACGCCGATCTGCAAGGCTTTTGGCACCGAGACCGGCATGCGCGTTTCCGAGACCGGCGTTCAAGTGCATGGTGGCATGGGCTTCATCGAAGAAACTGGTGCTGCACAATATTATCGCGATGTCCGTGTGACCGCGATCTACGAGGGCACCAATGGTATTCAGGCCATGGACCTCGTAGCGCGCAAGATGATGGATGGGGGTGAGGCGGCCTCGAACCTTCTGGATGAGATCGAGGATCAAGCTGAGAAGGCGCGCGCCACGATGCCTGAACTTGCTGGTCCTGTTTGGGAAGCTTCCGAGTCGCTGCGGGAAGCGACGGAGTGGCTCGTTGCTCAATCGGATATGAACAACCGGTTTGCTGGCGCGGCTTCGTATCTAAAAGCGTTCGCGCGGGTTCTGGGCGGGCATTACCATCTGTCAGCGGCGCTAGCCGATCCCGATGGACCGCGCGCCAAGTTGGCACGTTATTATATTAATGTGCTGCTGCCTGAACATACGGGCTTGCTTGCGCAGGCGCAGAACGGGGCGGATGACCTCTATGCCCTCAGCCCAGAGGAACTGGCGGTTTGA
- a CDS encoding MBL fold metallo-hydrolase: protein MDGEAPQVMRYPWEEPPAPGEWVEVAEGVLWIRLPLPMALDHVNVYALDDGDGWTIVDTGLSSKKTRGIWQALMEGPLAGKPVRRVVVTHHHPDHVGNAGWFQSEHGAELVTSRTAWLFARMLTLDVQENWPKETLDYYRSAGMDPDVLAGRMAERPFNFADAVYPMPLGFTRVKQGDVIRMGGRDWDVHMGNGHAPEHCTFWSREDNLVLTGDQILSSISSNLGVYATEPMADPVADWLEACERLQPLARPDHLVLGGHKLPFTGLPIRMRQLIDNHHGALERLLNDLDQPKTAAECFAPLFKRQIRGGEYGLALVEAVAHMNHLYHIGAVARTQRADGAWEYQRKG from the coding sequence ATGGATGGCGAGGCTCCGCAAGTGATGCGATATCCGTGGGAGGAACCACCCGCTCCTGGCGAATGGGTCGAAGTTGCAGAAGGAGTTCTGTGGATTAGGCTGCCTTTGCCGATGGCGCTGGATCATGTGAATGTCTATGCACTTGATGATGGCGACGGCTGGACCATAGTCGACACAGGGCTTTCTTCAAAGAAAACACGGGGAATCTGGCAGGCCCTGATGGAAGGGCCATTGGCTGGCAAACCCGTCCGTCGCGTTGTCGTGACTCATCACCATCCTGACCATGTCGGCAATGCGGGCTGGTTCCAGTCCGAGCATGGTGCAGAACTGGTCACCAGTCGTACCGCATGGTTGTTCGCACGTATGCTGACGCTGGATGTGCAAGAGAATTGGCCGAAGGAAACGTTGGATTATTACCGCAGCGCGGGGATGGATCCGGACGTGCTGGCCGGTCGGATGGCCGAGCGTCCGTTCAACTTTGCCGACGCCGTGTACCCTATGCCGCTGGGATTTACCCGTGTCAAACAGGGCGACGTGATCCGCATGGGTGGCCGCGACTGGGATGTTCACATGGGCAACGGCCATGCGCCCGAGCATTGCACCTTCTGGAGCCGCGAGGACAATCTGGTGCTGACCGGTGATCAGATCCTCAGTTCGATCAGTTCCAACTTGGGCGTCTATGCCACCGAGCCGATGGCCGATCCGGTGGCCGACTGGTTGGAGGCGTGCGAACGCCTGCAACCGCTGGCCCGGCCCGATCATTTGGTTTTGGGCGGGCACAAACTGCCGTTCACCGGGTTGCCGATCCGCATGCGGCAGTTGATCGATAACCACCACGGCGCGCTTGAGCGTCTGCTGAACGATCTCGATCAACCCAAAACTGCCGCCGAGTGCTTTGCCCCGCTGTTCAAGCGCCAGATCAGGGGCGGGGAATACGGCCTCGCGCTGGTCGAGGCGGTTGCACATATGAACCATCTCTACCACATTGGAGCTGTCGCCCGGACGCAGCGCGCGGACGGAGCTTGGGAATATCAGCGCAAAGGGTAG